A section of the Bacillota bacterium genome encodes:
- the larA gene encoding nickel-dependent lactate racemase, whose protein sequence is MARRVCFKYGKGTIEVPLPDGEVLATLSLRGRPPLTDPAAAIRDALRRPIASPPLAEVIRPGDSVCVLLNDPTRLANTDTFLPVLLDELNRAGVRDQDIFGVFATGSHRALTEAEVKAIAGKAAGRIRLFNHDATDQAGLAYAGRTSRGNEVYLNRRVLEADRVILTGGIVYHFFAGFGGGRKAMVPGVAGYQTIQFNHRLMLEPGAEIGRLAGNPVHEDLLEAARLGSPDFLVNVVLDEARRFLGVFAGDLVAAHEAGCRLVREVYGVPLARQADLVVASAGGHPKDINVYQLQKTMDNAVLAARPGGVVILLAECPEGHGNDTYHRWMTNYRSPERIEAAIREHFELGGHKAYAVTRLMRRAHFILYSSLPESLARELLFEPAASPEKAVAAALERLGTDRLAMVLMPDAGLTVPTAM, encoded by the coding sequence GTGGCCAGGAGAGTCTGCTTCAAGTATGGCAAGGGCACCATCGAAGTCCCCCTCCCGGACGGGGAGGTCCTGGCCACCCTCAGCCTGAGGGGTCGGCCGCCCCTGACCGACCCGGCCGCGGCCATTCGTGACGCCCTGCGCCGGCCGATCGCTTCGCCGCCGCTGGCCGAGGTCATTCGGCCCGGGGATTCCGTCTGCGTCCTCCTGAACGATCCGACCAGGCTGGCCAACACGGATACCTTCCTGCCCGTCCTCCTCGATGAGCTGAACCGCGCCGGGGTACGGGACCAGGATATCTTCGGGGTCTTTGCCACCGGCTCCCACCGGGCCCTGACCGAGGCCGAGGTGAAGGCCATCGCCGGCAAGGCGGCCGGGCGGATCCGGCTGTTCAACCATGACGCCACGGATCAAGCCGGGTTGGCCTACGCCGGCCGGACCAGCCGCGGCAACGAGGTCTACCTCAACCGGCGGGTCCTCGAGGCCGACCGGGTCATCCTCACCGGCGGCATCGTCTACCATTTCTTCGCCGGCTTCGGCGGGGGCCGCAAGGCGATGGTCCCCGGGGTCGCCGGCTACCAGACGATCCAGTTCAACCACCGGCTGATGCTCGAGCCCGGGGCGGAGATCGGCCGGCTGGCCGGGAACCCCGTCCACGAGGACCTCCTGGAGGCGGCCCGTCTGGGTTCCCCGGACTTCCTCGTCAACGTGGTCCTCGACGAAGCCCGCCGCTTCCTGGGGGTCTTCGCCGGCGACCTGGTGGCCGCCCACGAGGCGGGCTGCCGGCTGGTGCGGGAGGTTTACGGGGTGCCCCTCGCGAGACAGGCCGACCTGGTGGTCGCCAGCGCCGGCGGTCACCCCAAGGATATCAACGTCTACCAGCTGCAAAAGACGATGGACAACGCCGTCCTGGCGGCCCGCCCCGGCGGGGTGGTCATCCTCCTGGCTGAATGTCCCGAGGGCCACGGCAACGACACGTACCACCGTTGGATGACGAACTACCGGTCGCCGGAACGGATCGAGGCGGCCATCCGGGAGCACTTCGAACTCGGTGGCCACAAGGCTTACGCGGTCACCCGGCTGATGCGGCGAGCCCACTTCATCCTATACTCTTCCCTGCCCGAGAGCTTGGCCCGGGAGTTGCTCTTCGAACCCGCGGCGAGCCCCGAGAAGGCCGTCGCCGCGGCCCTCGAGCGGCTCGGCACGGATCGGCTGGCGATGGTCCTCATGCCCGATGCCGGGCTCACCGTACCGACCGCAATGTAG